Part of the Sorghum bicolor cultivar BTx623 chromosome 1, Sorghum_bicolor_NCBIv3, whole genome shotgun sequence genome, tacattcccgcaaactagagtagcttacttacttgtatagaaactttaggtagctttctagtgtaagtagtgacatagctcttgtgtgcctagtgattacatcaactagaattgttggataggtggcttgcaaacaccccattagagctagagcaaaaagcttcgctttgttatttactaacattttgctctagtgagtttgtagattttttaaataggctattcaccccccctctagccatattaggacctttcagctgGTCAATGATCTCGGTGAATTTGTCGACATACTCCTAAACGGAGCTAGACTGGCGGATGTTAAAGAGTTGGTGAAGGAGGAGTTCGTGCTGATCACGGCTGAAACGCTCATGAATCAGGGAGCAAAAAGTTTTCCAATCGGAAGAAGCAAGCAATGGCTCAATAGACTGCAACCAGCGTTTGGCAGCCCTAGTGAAATGCATTGTGGCAACACGGATCCACATTTGAGGCTCAACGGCGTACATCTCAAAGTAATTGACAGCACAGGTGATCCAGAATTGAGCGTGATCACCATCGAACTTAGGGAAATTAAGTTTGGGAAGACGACCGAGTTGAGCTGGGTTAAATGGTGGGTGAATGGAGTGGGTGGGTGGTTGTGGGTATTGTGCAGGAGTAAATTGGTGGCTGGGATCATGGTGACTGAATTGGGGAAGCATGTAGTGGGGGTTTGGGTGGACGTGCGAAGAAGGAACAGGGAATGGGTGAGGATCAGGAGGGATGGGAGGTGGATGAACAGTATATGGATGAGGTTGATTGGGCGATGGGTGGGGAATTGGGTTAAGCCGAGGAAGAACGGATAGAGGAGGATGGAGGCGAGACATACTATGGGTCAAGGGTGGGGCTACAGTCGTGACCGACCCATACCCCTGTTCGCAGTGCCCACTGGGCCAGTCGGCTCCTTCGCCGGCAGATGGGCGCACGGAGGCCGACTTGTTGACGACGGTGGTGCCGTAGAGCTTCCCAGTCCGTCCCGCCGTTGGGGAAGAAGCGTGGATGTTGGAACAGTTCATCTCCCTTCGGATGTTGTAGATCGAGGCCTCGACCTAGGGCCGCCATTCGTCGAGTACCTCGGCCGCGCCTTCCAGAGCGGACACCCGGTCGTCCCGTTCGTCACGGATCTCGGTGATGCGGATGAGATCGAGGTCGTCGGCGCGATGCTCCAGCTCCCCCACGCGTCGCTCCACTGTACAGCCCCAGTCGTCGGCGACCGCGTTCTGTTCCGATTGAGTGGAGTATAACGTGTCCAACGAGGAGACGCGAGCTTCGAGCGTAGGGATGGCCGCGCAGGACCTCTCCAGCCCGATGAAGCGACGATCTGCTTCTGCCGCCCTTTCCTGTCTCAcggcctcggcggcggcgaACTTGGTCTCCCACTTCGCGTCGAAAGAGTCGAAACGCCGTAGCACCTCTTCGAACGACGACTTCACGGACGGATCAATGGCTCCTCGCGACCGCTGGAGGCGAGTGAAGTGGGGATGAGCGCCGATCTGATCCAGCGCGCAGCCCCGGACCGGTAGCTTTGATACCAGTGTTAGACTCCCGCTCTTTGCGGCGAGGATCCGACGCTTCTACAGGTTCCTACCAGGGAGAAAGGAGGAGGAGCGCCGCCGGCATCGTGCCGCACGGGAAGTGCTTAGAGAGTTCAGAGTTGGATGACAATATTTTTAGTTACATTCTCAGCCATTCCTTGGCTATTTATCTCTGAGCCACTCTTCTTGAGGTAGCAGGCCTTGCAAGACCATTCTGGGCCAGCAATTCTTGGGTTGGAGCGTTTGTTCCTTCTGGGCCTTGTAGTTGCACTTGGGCTTCCAGCATGTGGGATGCTGACAATGCTGGGCCACACGACTGCTACTGTTTGAAGCTAGTTTGTCACCGTGGACATGACACGCAGGCTTATGTGTTGTTGCATGCAGCTTCATCCGCGGTGCGTGTGCGTTCGACTGTGCtgaaaaaaatatattcaatgtATTTACTTCTTTCCTCAAAAAATGTATTTACTTCAGTTTTCTACCAATTGTCTACAATATATGTGCCATTTTTGCTGTTTGCTGATTGATACCCAATCAAAATAAATTAATTGTGATAGCCAAACCATATATACCTCTTTCCAGTTTTTCTATACATAATGAAATTAGATTTTACATTATGCAAATGATTATTGGACTTCACTTATTTCTCTATTTTTCTTTTGTGTAGTATGTAAAAGATTGTTAGGGAGCATTTGTTGTCTGATTAGTTTCCAAATTTCAAATGCACATCCAGGGATCATGGAAGATAGCTTATGTTTGTTATCTATACTAAGAAACAAAATGATATAGAGTACGAGATATCAACTGGCCAGGTCACTACTGGAAACACGCATTTTGTCTAGTGTCTACGGCACTAGGTAAACAATAAAAAATACTCAGCAAACCGTTTGCCAAGTGCCATACTCGGTAAAGCCGagatagcaaaaaaaaaaaaaaaaaactttaggctTTGCCAAATGTCAAATACGTATCCCTTATAGTCTGCCAGTCCAGTTTCACATTTTTTAATCGGTGAAGGCACATCAAAATGGATACAAATACCTAAGATCACGAGGAGAGGAACCTATATATTTTACAATTTATTCTTTGAAAGGAACAGAGAAAACTTAGTATGTGTGTTCATCAAACACgtatccttcatagtctgccagTCCAGTTTCACATTTTTTAATCGGTGAAGGCACATCAAAATGGATACGAATACCTAAGATCACGCGGAGAGGAACCTATATATTTTACAATTTATTCTTTGAAAGGAACGGAGAAAACTTCTGCTTTTTAACAGCATGGAAAGTGTAGTTTTCTCTATCATGGAAAAGGTAGTTTTCATGAATATTTAATATGATCTATTTATAGAAACAACTGGTTGGGACTTTGGAGCTAGTCATATACTGTATTGACTTAGAGGGTGTTTTAGACTGTTCCGCTCTATATTTTTTAGCTCTACTTTACGTTTTTTTGCCAAATGGTTTCAGTTTCATGCACTTCGAGAAAAAATAATAGAGCTATGAGAGAGCACATAAATGAGTGCTTTAAAAACTCTATTTTTTTATGAAGGTGCTTCATATAGAGTTTATGGAGTAGAGTTTGTAGAGCAATTCCAAACACTCTTTAATCAAAATACAGAAAAGTACGATGACAGCATGCTAGGCTTGATTGCAGATGGTCATTGCCGCACCTTCGGAGTCCAGGAGCCTGTGCAGCATGAGTAGCATTTTCTGCATATTATTTCTTTTTCCTGTCTGAAGGTCCTGCTGGAAAAGAATTAAAGATTATATTCAGTCTGACTCGCTCGTCAGAGTTGAAACGCGCCGCGTGCAGATTGACGACGTTTTGACTGTACTGGCCCACCCTCTGTTATTTCTTGGGGATCCACACATCTACACCCCCACCCACCCCACGTTGCTTGCACTTGCAGTTTCCAGCAGTTGAATTCCACAAGCAGGGCCTGTACAATGGAAGCTCTCCGCAACGCGCTTCTCAACGAGCTCGCCAGCAGAGCCATATCCTTCCTGGTGTCCACGTGCGGGAGCAGGCTGATGCCGGCGCCGGCGAGCGTCCGGGAGCGGGAGGAGGAGAGGCTGATGCTCATGCACCGTCTGCGGCTCCTGCTCCTGAGGAGCGCCACGATCGTCGAGGAAGCCGAGGGCCGGCGCGTCACCAACCGTGGCGTGCTCCGGCAGCTCAGGGTCCTGCGCGACACGATGGTGAGAGGCCACTACGTCCTCGACACTGTCAGGTACGACGCCGGCGGAGGAGACCGGCGGGAAGAAGAGGACGGCAAGGAGGTGGTGGTTCCAGCGTTCGCCTCGTCCCTATTCAACCCAGCCAAGCGTGCCCGGTGCGAGCCGTCGTCGGAGACCACGACGGCCAGCAGCTCTCTCCAGCTGCAGCGGATGGTGCGCAGCCTGGAGGCCGTCATCGCCGGCGCCAAGGAGCTGGCCGTGTTCCTGATGGCCTGCCCACCCGTGTCATGCCGCCAGCCTTACAGCGCCCATTTGTTCCTGGACAAGTGCATGTTCGGCCGACACGCGGAGAGGGACCAGGTTCTTGAATTCTTGCTGCAAGCTGAGCCACCGGAGCCGGTGACGACGAGTGCTGCAAACCCGGGGCCGGCCGCCGGCGTTCTTCCGATCGTCGGCCCTGCGCTCATCGGGAAGAGCACCCTTGTGGAGCATGTCTGCAACGACGAGAGGGTGCGCAGCCATTTCTCCCTGATCCTGTTGCACCACGCTGCTGCTGCCGGGAGTGCTGGCCTCGGAGGTCTCGAAACCATGGCCGCCTTGAGGGACAGCTGCGTGACCAAGCATCAGAACAACACGACGACGGAGGAGGAAGATGAAAGATGGTTGCTTGTCATCGAGCTTTCAGGGGACGTggacgccgacgacgacgacgaggcatGGCCATGGTGGAACAGCCTCTTGTACCACTCTCGTGGAAGATGCATGCCGCGGGGGAGCAAGGTGATACTCACGAGCCGTTCTGAGAAGATCGAGAGGTTAGGGACGACGCGAGCTGTCCGGCTGAGATGCCTCAGCACGGAAGCCATGTGGTATTTCTTCAAGCTGAGCGCGTTCGGGAGCGCTGACCCGGACGAGAACCCGGAGCTGGCGTCGGTGGCCATGGACATGGCGGCCGAGGCGCGCGGGTCCTTCACCACCGCCAACATCATGGCCGCCATGGTGAGAGCCGATCTCAGCAGCCAGCAGCTCTGGTGCAAGGTTCTCGCGACGGCGAGGCACTACATGCGGAAGAACCTCGTGCTGTTTGGTGAGTACCCGGACGACCTCAAGGCCAAGGACCGTCCTCGCCGCACTTGGAGCATGAATAAGCTGCTGAAACCCAACGAGTCTTTCGTCATCTACGAGACTTACCAGaagtgctccactcatcaaccTCAGCAGGATGAGGACCTCCCGGACCCAGAGGTAACCATAATGGACATGTTGTTCGAAAGAGTGCAACCACGGGGAAGGTTTGAGATCTTGTTTTGGAAATCTGTCCTACCGCCCTACTTTAGCTATATATGTCCATGCGAGATTCGTGATACTGATACGTATGTCCAATAGCTTTATCCATACACATATGCAAGATCGATATGCATGGGACACATGGACTCGTATGTGTGTATGTGTAACACATAGAAGAGCTACAAGAATGTAATCATACTTATAAAAGGGGCTGTTTGGTACAGATTATTGGATAGCTTTCGAAGTTGTTTTGCAATGTTTTCTGCCAAACGGCTGAGAAGGGAGGTCTCTTCTCGTTCCTCTCACTTGGAGCTCTAGAAATCTCGTTGTAAGACATGTGGTTTCCATCTGATGAAGCAGAAATAGCAGGTTCTCCTCACTTTGTCTGCCAGTGCACGTGCTCAGATGCTCAGATCCAGAGGTGATGATAATAGATACTCCCTCTGTACTTTTTAATTGTCGCCGTTGGTGTGCGTGCCATaaatttgactcgatttgtataaaatacgtgcaatatttgtatcttcaaataaatttgttaaaaaacaagattcaaagatctttctaatgatactaattatgtattataaatatgaatattttttaATACATAATTGTCGGCAGTTGTTTTTCGGAAAGCGcaagcgacaattaaaaaggaacggagggagtacgttGTCTAGACGAGTGCAACCATGAGAAAGGTTTGAGAtcttattttgaaaatctgtgCTACCACCCTACTTTAGCTACATATATGTCCATGCGAGATTCGTGGCACATATATCTAATAGCTTTATCCATAGGCACATGATAAGGGGACACATGCACTCGTACGGTTCTGGGTAACATAATTGTGGTGTGCATGGATATAACACGTAGGAGGCTACAGAATTTATGAAAGGGGTCATTTGGTACAGATTATTGGAAATACACTACTAAAAAAACTTAACCGTGACGGGCAAAAGacattaaccgagacggttttTACAACCGCCTCGGTCGAAACGTCACAGTACATGAATGATTTACCGAGGTGGTTTAAGTGTCTGCCAcgataaataaaacaaaaaaaggggTATCCTAGCGCCTAGACGTCCAGCGCGCGAGATACGTCCGGACATCGCTCCACCCACTCGCCTGTCCTAGTATATGGGAATAGAACTGAATCCCACCTCCGCATATTGGAATAGAACAAAATAGAATCGATTTCACGGCGCGCCCTATCCTCGGCTCTCTCACCGCGACCCTATTCCTATTCTCTGACGCATCTCATTCCCTCACCGCCCTATCCTCTGCTCTCTCACCGCGACCTTGTCCCTGTTCCCCCAACGCATCTCATTCCTTTACTACACCTTGTTCCTCACTTCTCCCTTGTCCCAATAGTACAAAACGCTTCAGAAACTGCAAATATCGCAAAAAttatgtaaactgtgcagtgcAACATCAGAATATAAATATTGCAACATACAAAATTATATACTGCAACATCAAAAATTTATGTAGTGCAACATTCAAAAAATAGGTACTACAACATCTCGAGCAGTAGTACTGCAACATCGCAAAAATCAACCATGAAACATGAAAAAATGGAACAAACTCAATAATCATGTTTCAATGCTTCAATATTTAAAAAAAGTTAATTTCAATAATTAAAATCCCCTATTGCAACAATCTCAAATTAGAACACTCTTCCTGCAACATATGAATCACCCTATTATAACATCTGAAAATCATTGTTGCAACATCCTAGAAAAACCATTGCAACATCCCTAGAAAAACCATTACAACatgaagaaaacaaaaaaaaggcatGAAAGGGGATAGGTTCGAGGTTCAGACTGCTCCAACCCTTGGTCCGCCACCGTCTCGTCCAGATCtagagaagaggaggaggaagaggaagaggaaaagGAGAAAGGCTTAGATTCAGAGGAGGAGGTGGATGATGGCTCAGATCCGTAGACGAACCGACCTACCTCGTTggagccgccgtcgtcgtcctcaTCTTCGGTGGAGAGCGAAAGCCGGGTCGCCATGGAGGTCGCTGGGGAGGGAGGAAGGAAGGGAGCACGGCGGAGCAGCTGCGAGCTGCGCATGGACGCGGCGTCCGTCTAGGGGCGCTAGGGAGCACGACACGGCGGGGCGGCATCGAGCAGCCGGGGACACGCAGTACTGAAAAGCGGAGCAGCGGTGTGGAAAATGACTAGTGTCGAAGGAAACCATGCGGTCTTCGTATCTTCATTGGTATGACCGTAACCGCTTGATTGTCGCTCTAATTGGTCTGCAAGCCCACACGCGCGGCGCCCCGATGGGACGAACGTTCGGTTCGTATCATTAccgaataaaaaaacaaaaaaaaaaccatgGACAGGCCCAACAAGCCCACCCACGGGCCCGCGAGCCCATCCACGCACCGCCACACTTGCAGCTCGACGAATCTACACGCTGTCGCAGCCGCTCGCTAGGCATGTGCTCACCGGATCTGGCCAGCTGCTCATGGGAGAAGAAGAGGGGAGGGTGGATCCACCTCTAGAGAGCTCCTACAAGGCCCTCGTCGCTAGATCCACCACCACAACACCCGCACTGCCAACCCCGCCCTCCACTGCATCTCGCCCTCTGAGGTGGAGCCGCCGTTGTTGGGGACTGGGGAGTCATGGAAGAGAGGGACGTCGCGCATCTCACCCAAATACGGTGCCCACACATGGCGTGCCACCATCAATGTTGTGCTCCCTATGCCCAGATCCGGAGAGGGAGCAGAAGGCTGGGTCTTCTATGTGGTGGAGAAGCTAGGCACGCCATACCTCTTCAGCCGCCGTCGTGGAGAAACAAGGGCGGGGGCGGCGCTGTTgtggggagagagagggagagagtggaGGGAGGCGCGAGCTGCGGGG contains:
- the LOC8063198 gene encoding uncharacterized protein LOC8063198 codes for the protein MEALRNALLNELASRAISFLVSTCGSRLMPAPASVREREEERLMLMHRLRLLLLRSATIVEEAEGRRVTNRGVLRQLRVLRDTMVRGHYVLDTVRYDAGGGDRREEEDGKEVVVPAFASSLFNPAKRARCEPSSETTTASSSLQLQRMVRSLEAVIAGAKELAVFLMACPPVSCRQPYSAHLFLDKCMFGRHAERDQVLEFLLQAEPPEPVTTSAANPGPAAGVLPIVGPALIGKSTLVEHVCNDERVRSHFSLILLHHAAAAGSAGLGGLETMAALRDSCVTKHQNNTTTEEEDERWLLVIELSGDVDADDDDEAWPWWNSLLYHSRGRCMPRGSKVILTSRSEKIERLGTTRAVRLRCLSTEAMWYFFKLSAFGSADPDENPELASVAMDMAAEARGSFTTANIMAAMVRADLSSQQLWCKVLATARHYMRKNLVLFGEYPDDLKAKDRPRRTWSMNKLLKPNESFVIYETYQKCSTHQPQQDEDLPDPEVTIMDMLFERVQPRGRFEILFWKSVLPPYFSYICPCEIRDTDTYVQ